Proteins encoded by one window of Mustelus asterias unplaced genomic scaffold, sMusAst1.hap1.1 HAP1_SCAFFOLD_79, whole genome shotgun sequence:
- the LOC144483833 gene encoding uncharacterized protein LOC144483833, with translation MEKPWKCVDCGKRYKVPSLLEAHRRSHTGERPFTCSQCGKGFTLLSILQKHQRVHTGERPFTCSQCGEGFTQLSSLRTHERVHTGERLFTCSQCGKGFSRLFCLRTHQRVHTGERPFTCSQCGKGFSRLSHLQTHQRVHTGERPFTCSQCGKRFSDSSSQQRHQRVHTGEKPFTCSVCGKGFSRLSSLQTHQGIHTGERPFSCSVCEKRFSLSSQLLRHQRIHE, from the coding sequence atggagaaaccatggaaatgtgtggactgtgggaagagatacaaagtcccatctctgctggaagctcatcggcgcagccacactggggagaggccattcacctgctctcagtgtgggaagggattcactctattATCcatcctgcagaaacaccagcgagttcacactggagagaggccattcacctgctctcagtgtggggagggattcactcagctatccagcctgcggacacacgagcgagttcacactggggagaggctgttcacttgctctcagtgtgggaagggattctctcggttattctgcctgcggacacaccagcgagttcacactggggagaggccgttcacttgctctcagtgtgggaagggattcagtcgattatcccacctgcagacacaccagcgagttcacactggggagaggccgttcacctgctctcagtgtgggaagcggttcagtgattcatccagccagcagagacaccaacgagttcacactggggagaaaccgttcacttgctctgtgtgtggaaagggattctctcggttatccagcctgcagacacatcagggaattcacactggggagaggccgttcagctgctctgtgtgtgagaagagattcagtctttcatcccagctgttgagacaccagcgaattcacgagtga